In the Rhodoferax fermentans genome, GGCCTGGTGCAGGCGCAGGGTGTTTTTTTGCGCGGCTGTGGTTTGCCACAGGGCTGGCACGGGCGGGACCACTTCACCGTGCTGGAAACCGGCTTTGGCCTGGGCCAGAACTTTCTGGCCACCTGGGCGGCGTGGTTGGCCGACCCGCAGCGCTGCAAACACCTGCACTTTGTCTCGGTAGAGGCCTACCCGGTGGCGGCTGCCGACTTGGTCCGTGCTGCGCAGGCGGCTGAGGCGGGACTGAGGGATCTGCACACCCCGATTGCGCCGCTGGCTGAAGAGCTTGCCAGTGTCTGGCAGAACCTGTCACCCGGCGTCCATCACTTTGATTTTTCACAAGGCCGGGTGCAGTTGACACTGGCTGTGGGTGATGTGGCCCAGATGTTGCCGCAGCTGGATGGGGTGGCTGACGCGGTGTTTCTTGATGGGTTCAGCCCCAGCATCAACCCGGACATGTGGTCAGCCGCCACCCTGCAGGCGGTGGCTTTGTTGTGTCGGCCTGGAACAACCCTGGCCACTTACACCATCGCCCGGCGCGTGCGTGACGGCTTAAAGACGGCCGGGTTTTCTGTCAAAAAATGCCCGGGTCTGCCGCCCAAGCGGGACCGGCTGGAGGCGGTGTTTATTGGCTCGCCTCACTCCGGCACATAAAACGTGGTTTTCTCGCGCACCTTGACCAGCTCTTCATCTGACCCAAGCTGCGTGACCTCCAGCTGGATCGGCAAGGTCTGTCCGGCCAGGCTGCTCGCGTCGGTGAATGGCAGGCGCACACTCAGGGGCACGGTGCGGGCCTCAACCGGGCCCAATGCCAGCTCCAGCGGTTCACCCAGGGACAAATCGGGGTGACCCAACACAGTCACCCGGTACCGCTGTACTTCTTCGGTGGCGTTCATGACATGCAAGCGGTAGACGTTTTCCACCGCGCCCCCATTCACCACCCGGGCCATCACACCCCGGTCACGCACCACATCCACGCGCATCGGGCTGCGCAGCGCGAGACTGCTCACAAAGGCCAGCACCGCTGCCAACAGCAAAGCCGCGTAAATCAGCACCCGTTTGCGCAACACCCGCTTGCGCAAAGTCGGCTGGTCCCAGCCGTTGGCCAGGCCGTTCTGGGTCGAATAACGGATCAGGCCCTTGGGGTAATTCATCTGCCCCATCACCGCGTCGCACACGTCAATACAGGCGGCGCAGCCAATGCAGTTGCTTTGTAAACCGTCGCGGATGTCGATGCCGGTCGGGCAGACCTGCACACACAGGGTGCAGTCGACGCAGTCGCCCAGGCCCAGCGCCTTGGGGTCGGCGCTGCGCGAACGTGCGCCGCGTGACTCGCCACGTGTTGTGTCGTAGCCGATAACCAGGGTGTCGCGGTCCATCATCGCGCCCTGAAAGCGCGCGTAGGGGCAGGCGTGTTTGCACATCTGCTCACGCAGATAGCCCGCATTGACATAGGTCGCCAGGCCATAAAACCCGACCCAGAACAGCTCCCACGGGGTCCAGGCCAGGGCCAGAGCTGTCGCGCCCAGGGTCTGGATCGGGGTGAAATAGCCCACAAAGGTGAAACCGGTCCACAGGCTGATCAACAGCCAGGCCGCTTGTTTGCCGCCCTTGCGCGCCATCTTTTCAGCTGTCCAGGGCATGGCATCGAGCCGTTTGCGGGCGTGGTGGCTGCCTTCCAGGCGCTGCTCCACCCACAGGAAAATCTCGGTGTAGACCGTTTGCGGGCAGGCAAAACCGCACCAGATGCGCCCGGCCACGGCCGTCACAAAAAACAGCAGCAAGGCAGCCAGCATCAACAACACCGCCAGGTAAATCAGGTCTTGCGGGTACAAGGCCAGGCCAAACAAGTAGAAGCGCTGCTGCCCCAGGTCAAACAACACCGCTTGGCGGTCGTTCCAGGACAACCAGGGCAGGCCGTAAAACACCAGCTGGGTCAGCCACACCGCCGCCCAGCGCCAGGCAGCAAAGCGGCCGGTGACGGCACGTACATAAATCTTGTTTTTGGCATCCATCACAAACAGGCCGCCCTCGGTGGCGCTGTTTGCAATGGGCAGGATGGGAATGGTCTTTCGTGACATACATCAAGGATGCCGCAGACGCATCTGAAATGGTAGATTCAGTTTCTGAGAAAAAAACCATATCAGTTGAGTCCATGAAACGTTACGAACACTATGCCCAGGACATCGCCCGGCTGATCAAGGCCCAGACCTTGCGCCCCGGTGACCGGTTGCCATCGGTTCGCCAGGCCAGTACCAGCCGCCAGATCAGCCCGGCCACGGTGTTTGCCGCCTACTACCTGCTCGAAGCGCAGGGTTTGATCGAGGCGCGCGCGCGTTCTGGCTACTACGTCAAGACACAAGCCCAGCCGCTGCAGGCCGAGCCAAGCACCGCTCCGCCCGGCACTGACGCCACCCCGGTCAACATCAGTGATCTGGTGTTTGAGGTGCTGGAGTCCACCCGCCAGCCCGATGTGGTGCCGCTGGGTTCGGCCTTTCCGAGCCCGGCGCTGTTCCCGCTGGACAAACTCGCGCGTTGCCTGACACCCGCGATGCGCCGACTGGAGCCCGAGCGCATGGTGGAAGACCTGACCCAGGGCAACGAGCGCCTGCGCCGCTTGATTTGCCTGCGTTATGCCAGCCACGGCACCACGCTGGCCATGGACGAGGTGGTGATCACCAACGGTGCGATGGAGGCCCTGAACTTATGCCTGCAGGCCGTGACCCAGCCCGGTGATGTGGTGGCCGTGGAGTCGCCCACGTTCTATTCGGCGTTGCAGGCGCTGGAGCGGCTCAAGTTGCGCGCGGTCGAGGTGGCGACCCACCCGCGCGACGGCATCGATTTGGCCTCGCTGGAGGCGGTGTTGCAGGCCCACCCGGTGAAAGCCTGCTGGTTCATGCCGAACTTCCAGAACCCGCTGGGCAGCCTGATGCCCGAACCCCGCAAACAGGCGCTGGTCCAATTGTTGGCAGAGCACCAGGTGCCGCTGATTGAAGACGACGTTTATGGCGAGCTGTACTTTGGCCTGAACCGCCCACCGCCCGCCAAGGCCTACGACCACCACGGTTTGGTGTTGCACTGCAGTTCGTTCTCCAAATGTCTGGCGCCGGGCTATCGGGTGGGCTGGGTGGCCGCTGGCCGGTTTGCCCGGCAGGTGCAGCGTCTCAAACTGATGACCACGCTGTCGAGTGCGATTCCTTCGCAGCTGGCGATCACAGACTACCTGCAAGGCGGCCAGTTTGAGCGCCACTTGCGCCAACTGCGCCTGAGCCTGGCCCAACAACAGGAGGTCGCCTTGAAGGTGATTGCCGCGCACTTCCCGCCTGGCACCCGAGTCACCCGGCCGCAAGGCGGCTATTTCTTGTGGCTGGAATTGCCACCGCAGGTGGATGCCCTGGTGTTACAGCGCCGGGCGCTGGCCGAACACATCAGCATCGCGCCTGGCCACCTGTTTTCTGCTGACCGGCGGTTTTGCCACTGCCTGCGGCTGAACTACGGCCAGCTCGCCGATGCGCGCTTTGAAGACGCGCTCAAACGGGTTGGCGAGCTGGCGTGTGAGTTGCTGAGCGGTTAAGCAGCAAGCCTGTTCTGCTACAACAGGCATAGCTACTAGCCCAGCATGCAAAAGGGCTGGAAGTCAAAATTATGCATAACGTGCAGGGCGACGCTGGTTCCACCTTGAGCCTCTTCTTGCCTGCCCGGTGTCGCCGCCAGATGGGCAAGGGGGCCAGCACAAGCGCTGACCCCCCTTGTCACCAAGACCGCTCAGTGGTTCATGCCGGGCATGTTGCCCATGTCATGCACTGCGGGTGCCACCTGCTGCATCAGCAGCGACGGATCCAGCATGCCAAAGATCATGGCCACGTGCGCCACCACGAGGAAGATCGCGACAAAGGTGGCGTGTAACTTGAGCTTGCCCTCCTCTGTGCGTCCTTTGCCGATCAGCCCCAGGTCAAGCAAGGCCAGGCCCAGCAGCGGCACGATGCCCGACAGGTAAAACCCCACGGCAATCACGTCTGCCGCACCACGCCAGCCACCCGAGGTGGTCAGCGGGATCACGGCGGTGGCCATCAGGTAGACAAACACGCCACAAAAATACACACCGCCCACAATGCTGGCGCTGCGATTGATTTTGCGCACGCCGCCGTGGAATTGGCGAGAGAAAAGGATGTACAGCTCGGTGATGGCCACGGTTTCGGCCAGGATGACCGGGATGGCCATAAACAGGATCAGGTTCCAGGGCTGGTTTTGCGCCAGCAACTCCATGTAATGCGTCATAGACACGATGAATTCTCCAAATGTGAACGAGTGAAACGACCACCCTGCAGCATGCAAGGAGGTCACAGCAAGAACAGGAGAATCAGACGCGAGGGGGTTTGAGTTCGGGCGCGGCAACTTGGCTGGCCATCGGCGCAGCCGTCCAGTTCGGCAGGGCCATAGCGCTTGAGATCGCCACAACGCTGCTCAGGGGTCTGGCCAAACCCACACACAGGCAGGCACACACCGCACAGCTGGTGCAACTGGAGCAGTTGGAGGTTTCAGTGTTGCAGGGCGCCTGCGTGTCAGCTGAACCAGCCACTGCCTGCAAGTCCGCCACGGGTATCGCAGCCGAGTGGTGTGACGCCGCAGAAACGCTGGGCGAGGACATTGGCTCACACGCCCGAGCTGACGCCGCCACCAGCACAAACAGGGTGACAAAAACAAACAGCAGTCTGGTGCAAAACGACATGCGGGCGGTGTTCAGAAGGAGCGCTCATTGTAGGAGGGCGCTGCCAAAGAGCGGCCGACCAAGCTTTTGATATGTCGGAATCCAGATAAGCAAATAGAAATTAAGTCGTTTGTGTTTGAACCGAGCCCTCTCACAATGCGGCCTTGTTTCGTTCTTAACCTTCATCAAGCACCGCACATCATGGTCCCGATCGTCATCGTCCCTGGCTGGCAAGACTCGCCACCCGGCCACTGGCAAAGCCTCTGGGCAGCGCAGTTGCCGGGTGCGGTGCGGGTGCAGCAGGACGACTGGCACACACCTTCGCGTGAAGCCTGGGTGGCGTCGATCAGCCGCACCATCCTGGCGCAAGACCGACCCGTGGTGGTGGTGGCGCACAGCCTGGGTTGTATCGCCGTCACCCATTTGCCAACTGAGGTGACGGCCCACATCCAGGGCGCCTTGTTGGTGGCCCCGGCCGACCCCGAGCGCCGGGGGGTGCTGGCTGACTTTGCCCCGGTGCCTTACCAGCGCCTGCCTTACAGCAGCATCTTGGTGGCCAGCAACACCGACCCGTTCTGCCCGGTGCGCACCGCTGGTGCTTATGCCCGTGCCTGGGGCAGTGAATTTGTTCGGCTGCAAAATGCCGGCCACATCAACCTGGACGCGGGCTTTGGCCCCTGGCCACTGGGGCTGGCGCTGCTGCAGTCACTGATCATCGAGGCCGACAGCCAGACACCGCCGGTGGCTGTAGCCGCCTGATACCTATCACAAGCCTTTTGATATCACCTCTTTTTCTGCCAAGGACACCCATGAAATTTAAACAAAATATCACTCTAGCCCTTGCGGCCATTGGGCTGACAGCTACAACTTTTGTGTCTGCACAGACCACCTTGTTGAACGCCTCCTACGATGTGGCGCGCGAGTTCTACAAGGACTACAACACCGCTTTTGTCGCCAACTACAAAAAAACCACCGGCAAGGACGTCAAGATTGACCAGTCGCATGGCGGCTCCAGCGCCCAGGCGCGTGCGGTGAATGACGGGCTCGACGCCGATGTGGTCACCATGAACACGACCACCGATGTGGATTTCCTGGCCAGCAGCGGCATCGTGGCCAAGGACTGGGCCAAACGCTTCCCGCACAACGCAGCACCGACCTCGTCAACCATGTTGTTCCTGACGCGCAACGGCAACCCCAAAGGCATCAAGGACTGGAACGACCTGGTCAAACCCGATGTGAAGGTGATTGTGGTCAACCCCAAAACCGGTGGCAACGGCCGCATGGCCTACCTGGCGGCCTGGGGTTATGTGCGCAAGACCGGTGGCACCGATGCACAGGCAGCCGAGTTTGTGGGCAAGTTGTTCAAGAACGTGCCGGTGTTGGCCAAGGGTGGGCGTGATGCGACCACCATCTTTTTGCAACGCAATATCGGTGACGTGTTGATCACGTTTGAATCGGAAGTGGTGTCGGTGGACCGCGAGTTTGGCGCGGGCAAGGTCGATGCCATCCACCCCTCGGTCAGCATCATTGCGGAGAACCCGGTCGCGGTGGTGGAGCGCAGCGTGGCCAAAAAAGGCACGGCTGAGCTGGCCAAGGCCTATCTGACGTACCTGTACTCCGACGAAGCTCAGGAGATTGCCGCCAAACACGGTATTCGCCCGAGCAACCCCAAGATCCTGGCCAAGTACAGCAGCACCTTCAAGCCGATCCAGCTGTTTGCGGTGAGTGATTACTTTGGTTCGTTGACCGAAGCGCAAAAAGTGCACTTCAACGACGGTGGCCAGTTCGACAAGCTTTACACCGTCAAGTAAACCGCCTTTTCTGATCTGTGCCACTGGTCAGTCCGCGCAAAGTGCGGTCTGGCCGGGCCAGCCTGGCTTACATGACGGCGGGCAGGATCAGCATGCACTGGACACCCCATGACCACCGCAACCATACCCATCTCGCCCCAAGCGCTGGCCGGAACGGGCAAGCGCCCGGCCAGACGCGTGCTGCCGGGCTTTAACCTGACGCTGGGCTACACGCTGTTTTACCTGAGCCTGATTGTGCTGATCCCGCTGTCGGCCTTGTTGTTCAAGACCTTCACTCTGACCTGGGCCGAGTTCTGGACCGCAGTGGCCAGCCCGCGCGTGTTGGCCGCCTATCGGCTGACCTTTGGTGCCTCGTTCCTGGCGGCGCTTTTTAATGTGTTTGCCGGGCTGCTGCTGGCATGGGTGCTGGTGCGTTACGACTTTTGGGGCAAAAAGATCATCGACGCGCTGGTGGATCTGCCCTTTGCGTTGCCCACCGCCGTGGCGGGCATCTCGTTGACCGCCCTGCTGGCGGGCAATGGCTGGGTTGGCCAGTATCTGGAGCCACTGGGCATCCAGCTGGCGTTCAACGCCAATGGCGTGGTGATTGCGCTGATTTTCATCAGCCTGCCGTTTGTGGTGCGCAC is a window encoding:
- the mnmD gene encoding tRNA (5-methylaminomethyl-2-thiouridine)(34)-methyltransferase MnmD, producing the protein MSESVDWLADGCPYSHRFQDRYHSCTGGLVQAQGVFLRGCGLPQGWHGRDHFTVLETGFGLGQNFLATWAAWLADPQRCKHLHFVSVEAYPVAAADLVRAAQAAEAGLRDLHTPIAPLAEELASVWQNLSPGVHHFDFSQGRVQLTLAVGDVAQMLPQLDGVADAVFLDGFSPSINPDMWSAATLQAVALLCRPGTTLATYTIARRVRDGLKTAGFSVKKCPGLPPKRDRLEAVFIGSPHSGT
- the ccoG gene encoding cytochrome c oxidase accessory protein CcoG; protein product: MSRKTIPILPIANSATEGGLFVMDAKNKIYVRAVTGRFAAWRWAAVWLTQLVFYGLPWLSWNDRQAVLFDLGQQRFYLFGLALYPQDLIYLAVLLMLAALLLFFVTAVAGRIWCGFACPQTVYTEIFLWVEQRLEGSHHARKRLDAMPWTAEKMARKGGKQAAWLLISLWTGFTFVGYFTPIQTLGATALALAWTPWELFWVGFYGLATYVNAGYLREQMCKHACPYARFQGAMMDRDTLVIGYDTTRGESRGARSRSADPKALGLGDCVDCTLCVQVCPTGIDIRDGLQSNCIGCAACIDVCDAVMGQMNYPKGLIRYSTQNGLANGWDQPTLRKRVLRKRVLIYAALLLAAVLAFVSSLALRSPMRVDVVRDRGVMARVVNGGAVENVYRLHVMNATEEVQRYRVTVLGHPDLSLGEPLELALGPVEARTVPLSVRLPFTDASSLAGQTLPIQLEVTQLGSDEELVKVREKTTFYVPE
- a CDS encoding PLP-dependent aminotransferase family protein translates to MKRYEHYAQDIARLIKAQTLRPGDRLPSVRQASTSRQISPATVFAAYYLLEAQGLIEARARSGYYVKTQAQPLQAEPSTAPPGTDATPVNISDLVFEVLESTRQPDVVPLGSAFPSPALFPLDKLARCLTPAMRRLEPERMVEDLTQGNERLRRLICLRYASHGTTLAMDEVVITNGAMEALNLCLQAVTQPGDVVAVESPTFYSALQALERLKLRAVEVATHPRDGIDLASLEAVLQAHPVKACWFMPNFQNPLGSLMPEPRKQALVQLLAEHQVPLIEDDVYGELYFGLNRPPPAKAYDHHGLVLHCSSFSKCLAPGYRVGWVAAGRFARQVQRLKLMTTLSSAIPSQLAITDYLQGGQFERHLRQLRLSLAQQQEVALKVIAAHFPPGTRVTRPQGGYFLWLELPPQVDALVLQRRALAEHISIAPGHLFSADRRFCHCLRLNYGQLADARFEDALKRVGELACELLSG
- a CDS encoding DUF6803 family protein, whose amino-acid sequence is MTHYMELLAQNQPWNLILFMAIPVILAETVAITELYILFSRQFHGGVRKINRSASIVGGVYFCGVFVYLMATAVIPLTTSGGWRGAADVIAVGFYLSGIVPLLGLALLDLGLIGKGRTEEGKLKLHATFVAIFLVVAHVAMIFGMLDPSLLMQQVAPAVHDMGNMPGMNH
- a CDS encoding RBBP9/YdeN family alpha/beta hydrolase, translated to MVPIVIVPGWQDSPPGHWQSLWAAQLPGAVRVQQDDWHTPSREAWVASISRTILAQDRPVVVVAHSLGCIAVTHLPTEVTAHIQGALLVAPADPERRGVLADFAPVPYQRLPYSSILVASNTDPFCPVRTAGAYARAWGSEFVRLQNAGHINLDAGFGPWPLGLALLQSLIIEADSQTPPVAVAA
- a CDS encoding sulfate ABC transporter substrate-binding protein gives rise to the protein MKFKQNITLALAAIGLTATTFVSAQTTLLNASYDVAREFYKDYNTAFVANYKKTTGKDVKIDQSHGGSSAQARAVNDGLDADVVTMNTTTDVDFLASSGIVAKDWAKRFPHNAAPTSSTMLFLTRNGNPKGIKDWNDLVKPDVKVIVVNPKTGGNGRMAYLAAWGYVRKTGGTDAQAAEFVGKLFKNVPVLAKGGRDATTIFLQRNIGDVLITFESEVVSVDREFGAGKVDAIHPSVSIIAENPVAVVERSVAKKGTAELAKAYLTYLYSDEAQEIAAKHGIRPSNPKILAKYSSTFKPIQLFAVSDYFGSLTEAQKVHFNDGGQFDKLYTVK
- the cysT gene encoding sulfate ABC transporter permease subunit CysT, with the protein product MTTATIPISPQALAGTGKRPARRVLPGFNLTLGYTLFYLSLIVLIPLSALLFKTFTLTWAEFWTAVASPRVLAAYRLTFGASFLAALFNVFAGLLLAWVLVRYDFWGKKIIDALVDLPFALPTAVAGISLTALLAGNGWVGQYLEPLGIQLAFNANGVVIALIFISLPFVVRTVQPVLEDAEKELEEAATCLGASRFQTFRYVIFPGIAPALLTGFAMAFARAVGEYGSVIFIAGNMPMVSEITPLIIIGKLEQYDYAGATAVATVMLGISFVLLLVINGLQSWQRRRAGGKT